A genomic window from Flavobacterium johnsoniae includes:
- a CDS encoding UDP-glucose--hexose-1-phosphate uridylyltransferase, which translates to MKNFDINEDPHRRFNPLINEWVLVSPHRAKRPWQGQNETISTEQLPKYDPTCYLCPGNVRANGVNNPAYESSFVFENDFAAMKQDEIIFEDDIKHTFFKAKPEQGISRVVCFSPRHDLTLPEMEIADIENIIKTWQREYTDLGNIKYINHVQIFENKGSVMGCSNPHPHGQIWAQSSLPTQVEKTQNSLKSYYDKNKRTLLEDYVEAELKAGERIVIENDHFVALVPFWAIWPYETMIVSKRAVNKITNFTAEESAAFAKILKQLTTKYDNLFNTSFPYSSGIHQSPTDGLDHPEWHFHMHFYPPLLRSATVKKFMVGYEMLGESQRDITPEKSAEILRQLSEVHYKSLVKA; encoded by the coding sequence ATGAAAAATTTTGACATTAACGAAGATCCGCACAGACGCTTCAATCCATTGATTAACGAATGGGTATTAGTTTCGCCACATCGTGCAAAACGTCCTTGGCAGGGGCAAAATGAAACCATTTCAACAGAACAACTTCCAAAATACGATCCGACATGTTATTTATGTCCAGGAAATGTTCGTGCAAATGGCGTAAATAATCCAGCATACGAAAGCAGTTTTGTTTTTGAAAATGATTTTGCCGCAATGAAACAGGATGAAATTATTTTTGAAGATGATATCAAACATACTTTTTTTAAAGCAAAACCAGAACAAGGAATTTCTAGAGTAGTTTGTTTTTCTCCACGTCACGATTTGACTCTTCCAGAAATGGAAATTGCCGATATCGAAAATATTATCAAAACTTGGCAGAGAGAATACACAGATTTAGGAAATATAAAATACATTAATCACGTTCAGATTTTTGAAAATAAAGGAAGCGTAATGGGTTGTAGCAATCCGCATCCGCACGGACAAATTTGGGCACAGTCTTCGTTGCCAACGCAGGTTGAAAAAACACAAAATAGCTTAAAATCATATTACGATAAAAATAAAAGAACACTTTTAGAAGATTATGTTGAAGCTGAATTGAAAGCTGGAGAAAGAATCGTAATCGAAAACGATCATTTTGTAGCTTTAGTTCCTTTTTGGGCAATCTGGCCTTACGAAACCATGATTGTAAGCAAAAGAGCGGTAAACAAAATCACCAATTTTACTGCTGAAGAAAGTGCTGCTTTCGCTAAAATTCTAAAGCAATTAACGACTAAGTACGATAATTTATTCAATACTTCTTTTCCATATTCTTCAGGAATTCACCAATCTCCAACAGATGGTCTAGATCATCCTGAATGGCATTTCCACATGCATTTTTATCCGCCTTTGTTAAGATCGGCAACAGTAAAAAAATTTATGGTTGGATACGAAATGTTGGGCGAATCGCAACGTGATATTACACCCGAAAAAAGTGCTGAAATTTTAAGACAATTGTCTGAAGTGCATTATAAAAGTCTGGTTAAAGCTTAA
- the galK gene encoding galactokinase — protein MNDILIQNTVTFFEKSFGSSPEKTVLSPGRINIIGEHIDYNDGYVLPAAIDKVICFAFSKNNTKTSKIIAIDLNEEFEIDLTKEVKLSDVVWTNYIRGVIKQLQDNGFSFEGFNCVFSSNIPVGSGLSSSAALECGTIFGIKSLFDLKIEKVDISLLGQKAEHWVGINCGIMDQFSSVHGLENKVIKLDCNTLDFEYHNADFKDYSLILFDSNVKHSLFTSEYNTRRIECEEGLSIIKSHFPEVKSFRDSSVEQILSLKDKMSEKVFDRVHFVVKEINRVIKACEALDAGNIELLGELLFETHYGLSKEYEVSCEELDMLVDTAKEDDAIIGSRLMGGGFGGCTINLVKKGHENEVKSKFSKLYLDTFGIELKFYDVKISNGTTLL, from the coding sequence ATGAATGATATTTTAATACAAAATACCGTTACTTTTTTCGAAAAATCTTTCGGTTCTTCTCCAGAAAAAACGGTACTTTCTCCAGGTAGAATTAACATTATCGGAGAACATATTGACTACAATGACGGTTATGTTTTGCCTGCAGCAATTGACAAAGTAATTTGTTTTGCTTTTTCTAAAAACAACACTAAAACTTCTAAAATAATCGCCATCGATTTGAACGAAGAATTTGAAATCGATTTGACTAAAGAAGTAAAATTGAGCGATGTCGTTTGGACAAATTACATTCGAGGCGTAATTAAACAATTGCAAGATAACGGATTTTCGTTTGAAGGTTTCAACTGTGTTTTCAGCAGTAATATTCCGGTTGGTTCTGGATTATCTTCTTCTGCGGCTTTAGAATGCGGAACCATTTTCGGAATCAAATCTCTTTTTGATTTAAAAATTGAAAAAGTTGATATTTCTTTATTAGGACAAAAAGCAGAACATTGGGTTGGAATCAATTGCGGAATTATGGATCAGTTTTCGAGCGTTCATGGTTTGGAAAATAAAGTAATAAAACTGGATTGCAATACTTTAGATTTTGAATATCACAACGCCGATTTCAAAGATTATTCTTTGATTCTGTTTGATTCTAATGTAAAACATTCGCTTTTTACTTCAGAATATAATACGAGAAGAATTGAATGTGAAGAAGGTTTATCTATCATAAAAAGTCATTTTCCAGAAGTAAAAAGTTTTAGAGATTCTTCTGTAGAACAAATTTTAAGTCTGAAAGATAAAATGAGCGAGAAAGTTTTTGACCGAGTTCATTTTGTTGTAAAAGAAATTAATCGCGTAATAAAAGCGTGCGAAGCTTTAGACGCAGGAAACATCGAACTTTTGGGCGAATTGCTTTTTGAAACACATTATGGTTTATCTAAAGAATATGAGGTAAGCTGTGAAGAATTAGATATGCTTGTTGATACGGCAAAAGAAGATGACGCAATTATTGGCTCAAGGCTAATGGGCGGCGGTTTCGGAGGTTGCACTATTAATTTAGTTAAAAAAGGACATGAAAATGAGGTAAAAAGTAAGTTTTCGAAACTTTATTTAGATACATTTGGAATTGAATTAAAATTCTATGATGTAAAAATCTCAAACGGAACAACGCTACTTTAA
- a CDS encoding aldose epimerase family protein, with protein MEIKHISHLNEIHNCKLFGLMPNKEEIYSFELVNKNGMKVQIINYGATVTSIQIPVNGKLTDVVLGFDNLEAYLESYNLPSAPYFGTTVGRYAGRIHKGSFSLDGNKFQLDGNNNGNTLHGGVMGFGRKAWRVVNATSDENPSITFGLLSAHLDENFPGEMTVYLTYTLTEENELKLEYKATSTEDTVVNLTHHSYFNLDGHDANVLEQQMFIKSAKMLETNSDNIPTGNYTDLANHDFDFRNPKNCPFPIDNSFVVNSKTEIVAQLISLKNNLRMNVYTDQPSVHIYVGGNCFGKLKGKENVDYNAQSGICFETQNFPDAPNHAHFPNAVLKKSEEYTQKTLYKFESLN; from the coding sequence ATGGAAATAAAACACATATCGCATTTAAATGAGATTCATAATTGCAAATTATTCGGTTTAATGCCTAATAAAGAAGAAATTTATTCTTTTGAATTAGTTAATAAAAACGGAATGAAAGTTCAAATCATTAATTATGGTGCAACTGTAACCTCAATTCAAATTCCTGTAAATGGAAAATTAACCGATGTTGTATTAGGGTTTGACAATTTAGAAGCGTATTTAGAATCGTATAATTTGCCAAGCGCTCCTTATTTCGGAACAACTGTCGGGCGTTATGCCGGACGTATTCATAAAGGGTCTTTTAGTTTGGATGGAAACAAATTTCAGCTTGATGGAAACAATAACGGCAACACGCTTCACGGCGGAGTTATGGGATTTGGAAGAAAAGCTTGGCGTGTCGTTAATGCGACTTCTGACGAAAATCCATCGATTACTTTTGGGCTTTTGAGCGCACATTTAGACGAGAATTTTCCTGGAGAAATGACGGTTTATTTGACTTATACTTTGACAGAAGAAAATGAATTAAAATTAGAATATAAAGCAACGTCAACAGAAGATACGGTTGTCAATTTGACGCATCATAGTTATTTTAATCTTGACGGACACGACGCGAATGTTTTAGAACAGCAAATGTTTATCAAATCGGCAAAAATGCTGGAAACAAATTCTGATAATATTCCGACAGGAAATTATACCGATTTGGCAAATCATGATTTTGATTTCAGAAATCCAAAAAACTGTCCGTTTCCAATTGACAATTCATTCGTTGTAAATTCTAAAACTGAAATTGTGGCGCAACTAATTAGTTTGAAAAATAATTTAAGAATGAATGTTTATACCGATCAGCCGAGTGTACATATATATGTAGGCGGAAATTGTTTCGGAAAATTAAAAGGAAAAGAAAATGTAGATTATAATGCGCAAAGCGGAATTTGTTTTGAAACACAAAATTTTCCAGATGCGCCAAATCACGCTCATTTTCCGAATGCCGTTTTGAAAAAAAGCGAAGAATACACGCAAAAAACGCTTTACAAATTTGAAAGTTTAAATTAA
- a CDS encoding GntR family transcriptional regulator: MNIISIQNNIGLPKYKQIILSIEKAIEVGKLIKGDRLPSVNKVCLAFSLSRDTVLLAYDELKKRGIIYAIPGKGYYVKSIEITITQKVFLLFDELNIFKEDIYNSFLQNIGKNVQVDIFFHHFNVQVFKKLINDSNGNYTKYIIMPTNLNDIVDSIKTLPVNDVIILDQTNSDLKMFPAIYQNHQRDIYEGLIKGKSRLSKYKKLILIFPGFREPPGMKIGFEYFCKEYKYDYEIISDFSNQSIALGDLYIIPHDRDLLSVIENAMGRNLKLGEDFGIISYNETPLKKIAANGITTISTNFELMGKILADMVFNGKKEQIENRSALILRNSL; this comes from the coding sequence ATGAACATCATTTCAATTCAAAATAATATTGGTCTTCCAAAATATAAGCAGATTATTCTTTCAATAGAAAAAGCTATAGAAGTAGGAAAATTAATAAAAGGCGATCGGCTTCCGTCGGTAAATAAAGTCTGTCTAGCATTTTCGTTGTCGCGAGATACGGTCTTATTAGCGTATGATGAACTCAAGAAAAGAGGAATTATTTATGCCATTCCTGGAAAAGGATATTATGTTAAAAGTATTGAAATCACTATAACTCAGAAGGTTTTTTTGCTTTTTGATGAGCTAAATATTTTTAAAGAAGATATTTATAATTCGTTTTTGCAGAATATTGGAAAAAATGTTCAGGTTGATATTTTCTTTCATCATTTTAATGTTCAAGTTTTTAAAAAACTGATTAATGACAGCAATGGAAATTACACCAAATATATTATCATGCCAACCAACTTAAACGATATAGTTGATTCGATAAAAACCCTACCAGTAAATGATGTAATTATTTTAGACCAGACCAATTCGGACTTAAAAATGTTTCCAGCGATTTACCAAAATCACCAGAGAGATATTTATGAAGGTTTAATAAAAGGAAAATCCAGATTATCAAAATACAAAAAACTGATTCTTATTTTTCCAGGTTTTAGAGAACCTCCCGGAATGAAAATTGGTTTCGAATATTTTTGTAAAGAATATAAATACGATTATGAAATTATTTCCGATTTCAGCAATCAATCTATTGCGCTCGGAGATTTGTATATTATTCCGCACGATCGCGATTTGCTTTCGGTTATAGAAAATGCAATGGGAAGAAATTTGAAATTAGGAGAAGATTTCGGAATCATTTCTTATAATGAAACACCACTGAAGAAAATCGCCGCAAACGGAATTACCACAATTTCGACCAATTTTGAATTAATGGGAAAAATTCTCGCGGATATGGTTTTCAATGGAAAAAAAGAGCAGATCGAAAATAGATCTGCTCTTATATTGAGGAATTCTTTGTGA
- a CDS encoding NUDIX hydrolase, which yields MLNSYSSADKVLLAVDCIIFGFDHEGLKILLIQRDFEPEKGKWSLIGGFLKRDEVLDAAATRILNTYTGLNDIYMEQLYAYSEIDRDPVERTISVSYFALINIENHNEELIQNYHAEWFPINDAPNLIFDHNEMVQNAIKRLRYKTSIKPIGFELLPEKFTMRQLLELYEAILSKELDKRNFISKINSLEILNKLDEKDMQSSRKGSYLYTFNKEKYEEKLLNNFVLNL from the coding sequence ATGCTAAATAGTTATAGCTCTGCTGATAAAGTCTTATTGGCGGTTGACTGCATCATTTTCGGATTTGATCACGAAGGTCTGAAAATACTTTTAATTCAGAGAGATTTTGAACCTGAAAAGGGAAAATGGTCTTTGATTGGAGGTTTTCTAAAACGCGATGAAGTGCTAGATGCTGCAGCCACAAGAATCTTAAACACTTATACGGGTCTAAACGACATTTATATGGAGCAATTGTATGCTTACAGTGAAATCGATCGTGATCCTGTTGAAAGAACCATTTCGGTTTCTTACTTTGCTTTGATTAATATCGAAAACCATAATGAAGAATTGATTCAAAATTATCATGCAGAATGGTTTCCTATTAACGACGCGCCTAATCTGATTTTTGACCATAATGAAATGGTTCAAAATGCTATTAAACGTCTTCGTTACAAAACTTCGATCAAACCAATTGGTTTTGAATTGCTTCCAGAAAAATTCACTATGCGTCAGCTTTTAGAATTGTATGAAGCCATTTTGAGCAAAGAATTGGATAAAAGAAATTTCATCAGCAAAATCAATTCTCTTGAAATCTTAAATAAACTAGACGAAAAAGATATGCAGTCTTCTCGAAAAGGCTCTTATTTATATACTTTTAATAAAGAGAAATACGAAGAAAAATTATTAAACAATTTTGTGCTTAATTTATAA
- a CDS encoding alpha-N-arabinofuranosidase encodes MKKPLLLLVMALCMQTITAQKDAVIIAVKSDASAPTINKNIYGHFAEHLGHCIYGGFFVGDTSKIPNTNGVRNDIIKALKDLKIPNLRWPGGCFADTYHWKDGIGPKEQRPTIVNQWWGGVTEDNSFGTHDFLNMCELLGAEPYLSGNVGSGTVQELADWVQYTNFGGKSPMSDLRRKNGRTEPWKVKYWGIGNEAWGCGGNMTADYYANEYRKFATFMSDWSNTGGITRIASGSNSSDYNWTEVLMKNIPLHMLGGLGVHHYAVINWDKKESDVNFTEKEYFLTMQSALKMEELVTKHAAIMDKYDPEKKVAMIVDEWGGWYEVQKGTNPGFLYQQNTMRDAVLAGATLNIFNNHSDRVRMANLAQCVNVLQAVILTDKAKMITTPTYSVMKMYSVHQDAKLLPVDFKSPSYTYNGQTIPAVSASVSKDNAGAIHISLVNIDAVNKNKIEIDTKDLGVKNFTGTIITSQKLQDYNSFENPNKIVPVAFKGFENKKGKLEITLPPFSVLVLEGK; translated from the coding sequence ATGAAAAAACCACTTTTATTACTGGTTATGGCGCTTTGCATGCAAACTATAACCGCCCAAAAAGATGCTGTAATTATTGCCGTGAAGAGTGATGCATCTGCACCAACAATCAATAAAAATATTTATGGTCATTTTGCCGAACATTTAGGACATTGTATTTACGGTGGATTTTTTGTTGGAGATACTTCTAAAATTCCAAATACAAACGGAGTGCGAAATGATATTATTAAAGCATTGAAAGATTTAAAAATTCCGAATTTAAGATGGCCCGGCGGATGTTTTGCCGATACATACCATTGGAAAGACGGAATTGGGCCAAAAGAACAGCGACCGACAATTGTAAATCAATGGTGGGGAGGAGTTACAGAAGATAATAGTTTTGGAACACATGATTTTTTGAATATGTGCGAATTGCTTGGCGCTGAACCTTATTTGTCAGGAAATGTTGGTAGCGGAACCGTTCAAGAATTAGCAGACTGGGTTCAGTATACGAATTTTGGAGGTAAAAGTCCGATGAGTGATCTTCGAAGAAAAAACGGACGAACAGAACCTTGGAAAGTAAAATATTGGGGAATTGGAAATGAAGCTTGGGGTTGCGGCGGAAATATGACAGCAGATTATTATGCAAATGAATACCGCAAGTTTGCCACTTTTATGTCAGATTGGAGTAATACGGGAGGAATTACAAGAATTGCTTCAGGATCAAATAGTTCAGATTATAATTGGACAGAAGTTTTAATGAAAAATATTCCGTTGCATATGTTAGGTGGATTGGGAGTTCATCACTACGCTGTAATAAATTGGGACAAAAAAGAATCAGATGTTAATTTTACAGAAAAAGAATATTTCCTGACGATGCAATCTGCATTAAAAATGGAAGAATTAGTAACTAAACATGCCGCAATTATGGATAAATACGATCCTGAGAAAAAAGTGGCAATGATTGTAGACGAATGGGGCGGTTGGTACGAAGTTCAAAAAGGAACAAATCCAGGGTTTTTATATCAGCAAAATACAATGCGTGACGCGGTTTTGGCTGGGGCAACTTTGAATATTTTCAATAATCATTCAGATCGAGTTCGTATGGCAAATTTGGCGCAATGTGTAAATGTACTTCAAGCCGTAATTTTAACTGACAAAGCTAAAATGATTACGACTCCAACTTACAGCGTTATGAAAATGTACAGCGTGCATCAAGATGCAAAATTGCTTCCAGTAGATTTCAAATCGCCTTCTTATACTTATAATGGCCAAACAATTCCAGCAGTTTCGGCTTCGGTTTCAAAAGATAATGCTGGAGCTATTCATATTTCATTGGTAAATATTGATGCTGTAAATAAAAACAAAATCGAAATTGACACTAAAGATCTTGGCGTGAAAAATTTTACTGGAACAATTATTACATCTCAAAAATTACAAGATTATAATTCTTTCGAAAATCCGAATAAAATTGTTCCTGTTGCTTTTAAAGGTTTTGAAAACAAAAAAGGAAAGTTAGAAATAACACTTCCACCTTTTTCTGTATTGGTTTTAGAAGGAAAATAA
- a CDS encoding glycoside hydrolase family 127 protein, translated as MKKYIFYLLIFCLSILISCKETKNNLVQSDDKTSVLKAGYQIEPVNIQNVKLTDSFWLPIIKRVQEITIQYAIKKCDEEGRFENFLIAGKQKTGTTRGEMPFDDTDVYKIIEGASNTLISAPNPKLERVLDSMIAIVKIGQEPDGYITTWRTINPAKPPATWVPVIEGKRWESLQISHELYNPGHLIEAAIVHYEATGKTNFLEIAIKAADMLVRTFGDNPGQVKGVPGHQIVETGLLKLYQITGKKEYLNLAKYYLDNRGNPNNHKLYGEYAQDHMPILEQKEAVGHAVRAVYMYAGMTDIVALMKDKGYENAVNNLWENMVNKKMYITGGIGSRHDGEAFGANYELPNLTAYNETCAAIGDVYWNHRLHNLYGASKYFDVIERTMYNGLISGISLDGKQFFYPNALEADGVYKSNRGSCTRQGWFDCSCCPTNLIRFIPSIPGLIYSKTNDVLYVNLYASNNASFQLGKTDLQISQQTSYPWNGKIAISVNPKKESQFTIKFRVPGWSRNEVLPGDLYSYKKASTQKATISLNGETLAIQPENGYFNINRKWKKGDKISLNLPMDVQEVQTSSKVVTNANKVSLEYGPIVYAVEEMDNKNNFDKIDISASDTFKVKKEANLLQGVNVIENSKLKAIPYYSWSNRGVGKMKVWLDYKN; from the coding sequence ATGAAAAAGTATATTTTTTATTTATTGATTTTCTGCTTGTCGATTTTGATTTCCTGTAAAGAAACCAAAAACAATTTGGTGCAATCTGATGATAAAACGTCTGTGTTAAAAGCGGGATATCAAATCGAACCGGTTAACATTCAAAATGTAAAATTGACCGATTCTTTTTGGCTTCCAATTATCAAAAGAGTACAAGAAATCACGATTCAATATGCGATAAAAAAATGCGATGAAGAAGGACGTTTTGAGAATTTTTTAATTGCAGGAAAACAAAAAACAGGAACAACAAGAGGCGAAATGCCTTTTGATGATACCGATGTTTATAAGATTATCGAAGGCGCTTCGAATACTTTAATCAGTGCACCAAATCCGAAACTGGAAAGAGTTCTGGATTCGATGATTGCCATTGTAAAAATTGGTCAGGAACCAGACGGATATATTACAACTTGGAGAACTATAAATCCAGCAAAACCGCCTGCAACTTGGGTTCCCGTTATTGAAGGAAAACGTTGGGAATCGTTGCAGATTAGCCACGAATTATATAATCCAGGACATTTAATTGAAGCAGCAATTGTACATTATGAAGCAACTGGAAAAACTAATTTTCTGGAAATCGCCATAAAAGCTGCCGATATGCTGGTTCGAACTTTTGGCGATAATCCAGGACAAGTAAAAGGCGTTCCGGGACATCAAATTGTAGAAACGGGTTTGCTGAAATTGTATCAGATTACGGGAAAAAAAGAATATCTAAATCTGGCAAAATATTATTTAGACAATCGCGGAAATCCAAATAATCATAAATTGTATGGAGAATATGCGCAAGATCATATGCCAATTTTAGAACAAAAAGAAGCTGTTGGTCATGCCGTAAGAGCGGTGTATATGTACGCGGGAATGACAGATATTGTGGCTTTGATGAAAGATAAAGGTTATGAAAATGCCGTAAATAATCTGTGGGAAAACATGGTAAACAAAAAAATGTATATCACAGGCGGAATTGGTTCCAGACACGACGGCGAAGCTTTTGGAGCAAATTACGAATTGCCAAATTTAACCGCATATAATGAAACGTGTGCTGCAATTGGCGATGTATATTGGAATCACAGATTGCATAATTTATACGGAGCTTCTAAGTATTTTGATGTTATCGAAAGAACAATGTACAACGGATTAATATCGGGAATTTCGCTTGACGGAAAACAATTTTTCTACCCAAATGCGTTGGAAGCAGATGGCGTTTACAAATCAAATCGCGGCTCTTGCACACGACAAGGTTGGTTTGACTGTTCTTGCTGTCCAACCAATTTGATTCGTTTTATTCCGTCAATTCCGGGATTGATTTATTCGAAAACAAACGATGTTTTGTATGTCAATTTATATGCTTCGAACAATGCCTCTTTCCAATTAGGGAAAACAGATTTACAGATTTCACAACAGACTTCTTATCCTTGGAATGGGAAAATTGCGATTTCGGTCAATCCAAAAAAAGAAAGTCAGTTTACCATTAAATTTCGTGTTCCGGGTTGGTCTAGAAATGAAGTTTTGCCTGGAGATTTATACAGTTATAAAAAGGCTTCAACTCAAAAAGCAACAATTAGTTTAAATGGAGAAACTCTAGCAATTCAGCCAGAAAATGGTTATTTCAACATTAATAGAAAGTGGAAAAAAGGAGATAAAATTAGCCTTAATCTTCCGATGGATGTTCAAGAAGTGCAGACGAGTTCAAAAGTTGTAACGAATGCAAACAAAGTTTCTTTAGAATACGGACCAATAGTTTATGCGGTTGAAGAAATGGATAACAAAAACAACTTCGATAAAATTGATATAAGCGCTTCTGATACTTTCAAAGTAAAAAAAGAAGCTAATTTATTGCAAGGAGTAAATGTAATTGAGAACTCAAAGTTGAAAGCAATTCCATATTATTCTTGGTCAAATCGAGGAGTTGGAAAAATGAAAGTTTGGTTAGATTATAAGAACTGA
- a CDS encoding ribulokinase: MKNYVIGLDYGTDSVRAVLIDAENGQELASNVSHYKRWKNKQYCDASINQFRQHPLDHIEGLEITIQNVVKESKVDPSLVKGICIDTTGSSPVPVTKDGTPLALTKGFEENPNAMMVLWKDHTSINEANEINELAVSWGGEDVTKYVGGIYSSEWFWAKILHIARQDEAVRNAAHTWMEHCDLMTYLLIEDKDLKTFKRSRCAAGHKAMWHTGWNGLPPVEFLEKLHPYLAQLRGNLYDETYTSDLVAGKLSQEWADRLGLSTETVVAVGTFDAHSGAVGAKIEENTLVRVMGTSTCDILVGSYDEVGTKTVRGICGQVDGSVIPGFIGLEAGQSAFGDLLAWYKELLMWPTEHLLGSSNLLNDAQKDQLREEFSDKLIVELTKEAEKIPVSESLPIALDWINGRRTPDANQEVKSAISNLSLGTKAPHIFKALVNAICFGAKKIVDRFEEEGVKIDSVIGIGGVARKSPFIMQTLANVLNKPIKIAASDQTPALGAAIYAAVAAGIYPNVIEASQKIGSDFDGEYFPQTDKVEAYHKLLLAYEQLSAFADPTIKISQNEFSL, from the coding sequence ATGAAAAATTATGTAATAGGATTGGACTACGGAACAGATTCTGTTCGTGCGGTGCTGATTGACGCTGAAAATGGACAAGAGTTGGCATCGAATGTTTCTCATTACAAAAGATGGAAAAACAAACAATATTGTGACGCATCGATAAACCAATTTCGTCAGCATCCTTTGGATCATATCGAAGGATTGGAAATTACAATTCAAAATGTAGTTAAAGAAAGTAAAGTTGATCCTTCTTTAGTAAAAGGAATTTGTATTGACACAACGGGATCTTCTCCGGTTCCAGTTACAAAAGACGGAACGCCATTGGCATTGACAAAAGGTTTTGAAGAAAATCCAAATGCGATGATGGTTTTATGGAAAGACCATACTTCTATAAATGAAGCAAACGAAATCAACGAATTAGCAGTTAGTTGGGGCGGAGAAGACGTTACAAAATATGTTGGAGGAATTTATTCTTCGGAATGGTTTTGGGCAAAAATTCTTCACATTGCAAGACAAGATGAAGCAGTTCGAAATGCAGCGCACACTTGGATGGAACACTGCGATTTAATGACGTATTTGTTGATTGAAGATAAAGATTTAAAAACCTTCAAAAGAAGCCGTTGCGCAGCTGGACACAAAGCGATGTGGCATACAGGCTGGAACGGACTTCCTCCAGTTGAATTCTTAGAAAAATTACATCCGTATTTGGCTCAACTTCGCGGAAACTTATATGATGAAACGTATACATCAGATTTAGTTGCTGGAAAACTAAGTCAAGAATGGGCAGATCGTTTAGGACTTTCGACAGAAACAGTTGTGGCTGTTGGAACTTTTGATGCACATTCTGGAGCAGTTGGAGCTAAAATCGAAGAAAACACTTTAGTTCGCGTTATGGGAACTTCAACTTGTGATATTCTAGTTGGTTCTTATGATGAAGTGGGAACAAAAACCGTTCGCGGAATCTGCGGACAAGTTGATGGTTCGGTTATTCCAGGATTTATTGGTTTAGAAGCTGGACAATCTGCTTTTGGAGATTTATTGGCTTGGTACAAAGAACTTTTAATGTGGCCGACAGAACATTTATTAGGTTCTTCAAATCTTTTAAATGATGCTCAAAAAGACCAATTAAGAGAAGAATTCAGCGATAAATTAATTGTAGAATTAACGAAAGAAGCAGAGAAAATTCCAGTTTCAGAAAGCCTTCCAATTGCCCTAGACTGGATTAACGGACGTAGAACTCCAGATGCCAATCAGGAAGTGAAAAGCGCGATTTCGAACCTTTCTTTAGGAACAAAAGCGCCTCATATTTTTAAAGCTTTAGTAAACGCAATTTGTTTTGGAGCGAAGAAAATTGTAGATCGTTTTGAAGAAGAAGGCGTAAAAATTGACAGCGTTATCGGAATTGGCGGTGTGGCTCGTAAATCTCCTTTTATCATGCAGACTTTGGCAAACGTTTTAAACAAGCCAATTAAAATTGCAGCTTCAGACCAAACTCCTGCTTTAGGTGCGGCAATTTATGCAGCTGTTGCAGCTGGAATTTATCCAAACGTAATCGAAGCAAGCCAAAAAATCGGAAGTGATTTTGATGGAGAATATTTCCCTCAGACCGATAAAGTAGAAGCGTATCATAAACTGCTTTTAGCATACGAACAATTGAGTGCTTTTGCAGATCCAACCATTAAAATTTCTCAAAATGAGTTCTCTTTATAA
- a CDS encoding L-ribulose-5-phosphate 4-epimerase, whose product MSSLYKDLKQECYEANMQLNALNLVVYTFGNVSAVDRKNGVFAIKPSGVPYEDLKPEDIVIVDFDNNVIEGTMRPSSDTKTHAYLYKNWPNIGGVAHTHATYSVAWAQSQQDIPIFGTTHADHLTADIPCAPPMADHLIEGNYEHNTGIQILDCFKEKNLSYEEVEMVLIGNHGPFAWGKNAAKAVYNSKVLEVVAEMAYLTLQINPNAPRLKDSLIKKHYNRKHGKDSYYGQ is encoded by the coding sequence ATGAGTTCTCTTTATAAAGATTTAAAACAAGAATGTTACGAAGCCAACATGCAATTAAATGCACTGAATTTGGTGGTGTATACTTTCGGAAATGTGAGCGCTGTTGACAGAAAAAATGGTGTTTTTGCCATTAAACCAAGCGGTGTTCCTTACGAAGATTTAAAACCGGAAGATATCGTAATTGTCGATTTTGATAATAACGTTATTGAAGGAACTATGCGTCCGTCATCAGACACGAAAACGCATGCTTATTTATATAAAAACTGGCCAAATATTGGAGGCGTTGCACATACGCACGCAACGTATTCTGTAGCTTGGGCGCAGTCTCAGCAAGATATTCCAATTTTTGGAACAACGCATGCAGATCATTTAACAGCTGATATTCCGTGCGCACCGCCAATGGCAGATCATTTAATCGAAGGAAACTACGAACACAATACGGGAATTCAGATTCTAGATTGTTTCAAAGAAAAGAATCTTTCTTACGAAGAAGTAGAAATGGTTTTAATTGGAAATCACGGTCCGTTTGCATGGGGAAAAAACGCTGCAAAAGCAGTTTACAACAGTAAAGTTTTAGAAGTTGTGGCAGAAATGGCTTATCTGACTTTACAAATCAACCCAAACGCACCAAGATTAAAAGATTCATTAATAAAGAAACATTACAACCGCAAACACGGAAAAGATTCGTATTACGGACAGTAG